TTATTTTGTCCTCCTCGGGGAACTTTATCAGGATCTAGATAAAAACAAAGCCATCGCAAACTTCAATAAAGCAAAAAACCTCGCCAAAATAACATTGGAAAAAGAGGTTATTCAACAGAAGATTGATGCTATAAAGTCTGCAATGACCTAATTTGTTTGCTAGGCATCGATTACTTTTACTCTTTTCCAATAAGAAACAAAAAGCTGATACAGCTCCGAGGGCTCCAAATCAATCGTTGAGGACGAATACATAATACACAATTCTTGCGTGGATTCTTGATAAGCCATTTTCCATAACAGCGACGAAAGCCGCTCTTTATATTTAGAAGGATGACCCAGTGTTAAAACGACCAGGGTATCACCACCGACTTTTTGTAAGTCAATGCTTTTAACATCCTGCCAGTCGCCTCGGCCAAAAGCTTTTGATACTGGTGTTGTCTTTCCAAGAAAATAGCGATCGTTCAAAACAATTTGCGCCGTTTTATCCCGAAGACTCAGTAGGCTGGAAAACAATAAAATTAAGAGTACCAGCAGTGCTCCGGCAGAGAAAACTGTCGGCTTTGCCTTAAATACTCCATCAAATAAACCGATACTGAACAATAAAACGACCAAAAGCAACAAACATAGAGCTCCCGAAATTGACAACAGCTGAATTGTTTTCCGTTTATTTCTGTATAAGCTTGTTTCCTCCATCGGCTTAATTCCCCCAGTTAACGTTCAAGTTATGTTTTTCGGCATAAGCTTTTCCTAAAGCATATACGTTGTCAAACACACTGTTAATGGAAGGCATATCGTTTTTTTCGATCTTCTGGAGTAAAGCCTGCTTTTCTTCAGCCGAACCTTTACCGTCACATAACTTTGCATAAGCGGTATATTCGTTTTTATAAACAGGCAACACTTTTTCAAATAACGCAATAGACTGCTCTTTCAATGCTTTGGCATCGGCATCAGAAACATTCAGTTCTTTAATATCCTTTAAAGCCTTTTCGACCACCTGAATTTTTATTCCGACAGATTTTTGAGCTTCGTCGCCTACTTTCTTACTGGAGGGCATATCTGCAAATTCTACGGTCTCCTG
The Sphingobacterium multivorum genome window above contains:
- a CDS encoding STM3941 family protein, with translation MEETSLYRNKRKTIQLLSISGALCLLLLVVLLFSIGLFDGVFKAKPTVFSAGALLVLLILLFSSLLSLRDKTAQIVLNDRYFLGKTTPVSKAFGRGDWQDVKSIDLQKVGGDTLVVLTLGHPSKYKERLSSLLWKMAYQESTQELCIMYSSSTIDLEPSELYQLFVSYWKRVKVIDA